The sequence GTTCCGCTTCCGCTGGCTTTGGGGTGTTGTCTGTTAATGCGCTGTATCGCCCTTCAGACAAATGGTTACTCAGTCTCGGCATCGATAACCTGCTGGATAAAACCTATCAGGAGTACCTGAGCAAAACGGCAGCATCTGTTCCCGGTTTTGTTGCCGATGATCGCATCAGTGAGCCGGGGCGTACTGCCTGGGCGAAACTGGATTACCGTTTCTGAATACTCAGGGTTGTGGCTTTGCCAGATGAAGGCTCTGTCCAATTTGAAGAGTAATAAAGTCGTCGCCGAGCCCGGCTTCAGTGGCCGCCTGTTGCAGTCGCTGCGCCGGTTCAAATAAGGGCTCGGCACTAAGCTGGAAGGTAGACCAGTGCATACCGATACTTTTCCTGCTGCCCAGTTCCTGATGCAGCGTTACCGCTTCTTCAGGATTAACATGGTACTCACGCATAAAATCCCTTGGCGAATAGGCCCCAATGGGGATTAAAGCCAGATCAAAGGGGCCATACTGTTCACCGATTTGCTTAAAATCCACGGCGTTATATCCGGTGTCACCGCCAAACCAGAATTTAAATCCGTCAATTTCCACCACCCAGCTTGCCCACAGCGTATGGCGGCGATCAAACAGACTACGCGCCGACCAGTGCTGCGAAGGCGTTGCGGTAATGCGCAGCTCGCCTGTCTCACGCTGTTGCCACCAGTCATAGCTTTGAGTCTGATAGTTGCGCTTATCCAGTTGCTTAAACCAGTTATCGACGCCCAGTGGAACATGATACTGCACCGTATCCGGTAAGGCCGTTACCGTATATTCATCCAGATGATCATAATGATTATGGGAAATCAGCACATGATGAATATCAGGTAGATCTGATAGTCTGTAAGGCATAGGCGCAAGACGTTTCGGGCCCCGCAAAGCTCAGTGGTGAAGCCCGCTCAGAAAAGATCGGGTCGGTCAGCAGGTTTATGCCGTTGTAACTGATCAGAAAAGTGGAATGACCCAACCAGGTGACTCTGGGTTGTTCAGGGGCCTGTGTCAGATCCTCCAACGTATCGGCTACCGCTATCCGGTGTGCCTCACTTTGCTGATCGGCAAAGGGTACCTCACCAAAATATTTGGTCCAGGCGAAAGCAAATACGGTTTTTTCCGGATCTTCTATATGGGGGTTCTGATAAACCTCCCCTGCCCTGGCGACCACTTCACTGACCCGGCCTTCAGACTGAACGGTACAGCCGGGCAGCAATAAGCTGACCAGGAGCACTGGGAAGATCAATCTCAGCATAAAGCGCCTTTACCGGGAATTAACGTTATTATGACTTTACGCCACAACCAGGCTTTAGATCATGTCCCATAACAAACTTATTCCCCTTGCATAATATCCATAGCCGTTGCAGTTAAGGCTTCAGCGGCGGTGGCAATTACTTTGTCTGCCTGTGGCGCCCACAACGGGCTATGCAGTGAAGGCAACTTGGTGCCCTGCTCCTGAGCTTGCTGCCATTTATCTTCTGGCACACCACCCACCCAGATAATCATGCTGTTGATGCTGGTATCAGCGCGATAATAACGGCCAAAGTCTTCTCCTGCCATCACAGGCGGGGCCTGCACCACTCTGTCACCGCCAAATCTGGCGGTAAAGCGCTCGGCCATTTTGCGGGTAAACTCCGGGCTGTTGTAAGTAGAAGGGGTATATTCGTCTTTAATATGTACCTCTGGCATCAGCTCCTGTGGCATGCCGGCGGCAATAGCCTCACCTTTGGCGATACGGGCAATGCCGTCGAGCAGCATCTGACGTGTTTCATCGGAATAACTGCGCACGGTCAGCAACAATCTGGCTTCATCGGAAATAATATTATGCTTGGAGCCTGACTGAAAACTGCCGACCGTTACCACCGCCGGGTTCTGTGGATCCAGCTCCCGGCTGACCAGGGTCTGCAGTGCACCCACAATACGACTGCCCAGTACGATAGGATCTTTGGTGGCATGGGGATAAGCACCGTGGCCGCCAACGCCTTTAACGATAATATCCACGCTGTCGACATTGGCCAGTGTATAACCCGGGGTATAGCCAATTACCCCAGCCGGTAATGAGGCGGAGTTATGAAAGGCCAGCACATAATCGGGCCTGGGGAAACGCTCATACAAACCATCATTAAGCATATCTTTGGCGCCCCGACCGCGCTCCTCTGAGGGCTGCAGGATCATAACCAGTGTGCCTGACCAGTTCTTTTCCTGAGCGACCAGCGCACGAGCTGTACCCAGCCAGCCGGCCATATGCGTGTCATGGCCACAGGCATGCATTACCGGACTTTCGATGCCGTCTTCTGTGGTGGCGACCACTTCTGAGGCATAGGGTAAACCGGTTTTCTCCTCAACGGGTAAGGCATCCATATCGGCACGGATCATCACCACCGGCCAAGGCCGTTTTTCATCAACGCCACCACACCATGACCGCCCACGTTTTCGGTTACCTCAAAGCCCAGCTCACGGGCTTTTTCCGCCAGCATCGCCGCACTCTGCTCTTCATCACCGCTTAGTTCGGGATACTGATGCAGATGTTTGTAGGTTTCCATCAACAGCGGTAAATCCTGCTGTATCTTATCCCGCAATGTGTTGTCAGCAGCCGCCTCGGCATTAACTGGCAGGGTAAGCACAGAAAAACAAAAGGGAACCAGCAGAGCAGTTTTCAGGGCATTCATGGTGTAATCCTTAATAAAAAAAGCACACAATCAGCCTACAGCGAATAACGCAGCTTGGCAAAGTGTGCCCGAATGACCCAAGCGTTATAGAAAAGCCAGACATTTCATCCGCCACAGATTGCACTGCTCTTAAGCCTGCGGCATAGTAAATTACAGAACGGAAGCGGATCCCCATAGCCCCGGCTCGATGGAGCGGTGCCATCTGAATTCATTCTACGCTGTTGAATCTGTCTGACAGCAAGGCTGCCACAGACTAAAGGCATAAAAGAGCCTGCCTTTGTGATGATTTTAGTTTAAGGATGCATTAATGAACGTAAAACTTTCCCGATTACAGAGCATTGTCATGATAACGCTGACGTTTGCCTGTCAGCTCAGCTTTGCCAACCCTGCTGGTTGTGATATTGAACAAATTAATGGTTTTGATGCAACCAAAGAGCACAAACCAGCTTATATAGAAGGGGTAAAGGCCAACCTTATTCGCTGTGCGGAATCGGGGCATGAAATGGCTGTTACCGGGCTTATGCTGAGTTATTTTCAGGGCAATCCAGCGCTAAATATTGAAAAAGACCATAACAACTTACTGAAATTCCTTGAGAGAATTGCTTCTGAAGGCAACATTTTTTCTCAGGATATGCTGGTTAGGTTTTACACAGATGATGATTTCCTCAAGCTAACAGACGTAACAGAGGCGAACGCCAGGTTTAAGGCCTATAAGTGGTATTACGCATCCTTAGCATCAAATCAGGAAAGTGTCCGAAAATTTAAAAAAATTAAATCCCTTGAAAGCAAAATGAACAGCAAGGAAATCTCTCGGGCAATTGCAGAAGCAGAAGCTATCTACCCAAAGAACTTCAGGAAAAATGGACATGGCGTTTACAACCATTTGGGCCATAAATATTTTGAGGGCAAAGTGGTCGAAAAGGATCTTAAAAAAGCACATGAATACTCTCTCAAAGCGGCAAATTACGGTAATGAATACGCCCAGTACAGGCTTGGAAAGCATTACACTCAGGGTACAGGTTATGTAGATGTGGATGGACCGCAAGGCATACGCTGGTATGAGAAATCCGCTGAGCAGGGGAATGCCTATGCGTTGTTTGATCTGGGAAAACTCTATTTGACGGGTTCCCATGTGGATCAGGATATACAAAAAGCCATTCGCTATATTGAAGCGGCCGGCGAAAAGGGTAACAGCGAGGCCAAGGTAATGCTGGGCGAGTTCTATGTTAATGGAACCCATGTTACCAAAGACGCCAAGCGGGCATTCGAATTATTTTTATCAGCTTCAAATACTCACAATAGCCGGGCCCAGTACTATCTGGGGCATTGTTTTAACTATGGAATCGGTGTCGAAAAAGACAGTACAACAGCTTATAGCTGGTATATGAAATCCGCCAACGCCGGGAATCCCGATGCCCAGTATTCAATGGCAGTGGCCAGGCAAAATGGCGTGGCTGAAGCGGGCATATCTCAATCCCTTTCCGAGGCGGTTAACTGGTATACCAACGCGTCTGCACAGGGGCATGGTAAGGCTCAGTTTAATCTCGGTATTCTTTACGCACAAGGTGGAGACGGGGTAGAGAAGAATCTGTATCAAGCCTACAAAGAAATATTACTGTCTCGTGTTAAGCATGAATACAAAGAAAAGACGCTGGCTTCTATCACCCAGCAAATGTCCCAATCGGAACTGGCAAAAGTTGGAGAGCTGCTGGAGTCTCTAAAGTAAGGAAAAGGAGTCCAACAGAGTCTCATCGGCCAGAAACACTGAACTAATATAAACCAATTCAGACAATCTGGCCTCGCTATGTCTTCCTGCCTGTACTATCAGAACAGGCAAGCTGCACTAACGAAGAGATACCAGCCTACTGATACAAGCCTGCCCGTGCGTTGATTTGCAGCTGACTCACCGCTAATGGGCGAACACTGCATACCACAAACGAATCCCCAGGATTGGTGCTAATTCAGGGGAAAGGTCAATGCGCCCTCATAAACTGCTTGACTTAAAGTCGACTTTAACTTGTATGCTCATTGAGTAAGTACCCCATTCCAGCATCGCGGGGGTGCCGACAAACCAATCAACCAAGTAAACAAGGATACAGATATGGATAGCGATTTTTGGCATCAAAAATGGGAACGGGGTGACATCGGCTTTCATGAGCAACAGGTCAACCCGGCATTAGTGGGGAACATGGAAAGCCTGAATCTGATAAAGGGCTCACGACTGTTTCTGCCTTTGTGTGGGAAAACACAGGATATAGCCTGGTTACTTGCACAGGGATATCGCGTTGTTGGTGCAGAGTTAAGTAAACGTGCGATAAACGAGCTATTTCAACAGCTGAATGTAACTCCCGATATTACTGAGGCAGGAGAACTGACGCGATACAGCGCCAATAACATAGATATCTGGGCCGGGGATATATTCAACCTCGGCGCCAATAGTCTTGGCGCTGTTGATGCTATTTATGACCGCGCGGCTTTGGTGGCATTACCTGAAGAAATGCGTCAACGCTATGCAATTCATCTTGATGCAATATGCCATAGCGTTCAACAGTTGCTGGTCACTTGTGAATACAATCAGCAATTACATGATGGCCCACCATTTTCGGTCAGTGAACAAGAACTGCAACGACTTTACGGCAACCAATATCAGTTGAATAGGCTGGCGCAAGATGACATTGCGGGCGGGTTCAAAGGCAAAGTCGCTGCGACAATCAGTGTTTGGCACTTACATCGGTAAAGTGAATAGACGCAGCGGATAAGGAATGGCTATTGTTATACGCCGTTGTCGGCCTTTTGTTTGGCGTTATGGCAGGTTATAAACACCAATTTATGCTTGTACCAAAGCGTGAAGTTGCACTAATCCCGTGAAAATAAAAAACCAGCTGTATCATTATAATTTATCCGGATCGGCCAGTTGCACTTCCTGCTGTTTGGCTGGCTTTTCGGGTACCAGTAGCGACGGGGAACCTTTTACTTTTTCGATCTGACGAAACACATCCCGCCAGCTTAAGATCCCCACCCACTGACGCTCGGCATTGACCACCGGCAGACAGGAGATGCGGTGGCGGTTAAACAAACGTACGGCCTGAAGCACTGATTCAGTATCCAGGATCACGATAAGTTCCCGGCTCATAATCTGCGATACCTTGCGTTTAAAGGCGGCCTGATCGTGTTCATTGGCCATGGGGGTGCCGATTCTCGGGCTTAAGTGCTTAAGCAGGTCGCGATCAGAGACGATGCCCAGCAAAGTTTTACCGCTGACCACCAGCAGATGATGAAAGCGGTGTTTTTCAAAAATCTGGTAAACCTTGCCCAGATTATCATCCACGCCAACCGTCACCACCTTAGTGGTCATAATTTTGCTGACTTTCATACCCCTTCCTTGCCTGAAAACGCCATATATCAACAGGATAATAGACCATGAGTCAGATTATCCTTTTTTATGCGGTTTTATCCAGTACCAACTCAGTAATACCAACAGACCAAAAAGGGAGTAGATAAGTATAAACACCCAGGCCGGTGCCTGATAATACAAAAGCTCTGACATCCAGTGGGCAATAAAAGCGCCGCTGTAGGTGACCTGCCCTGCCTGTTCGCGCAGCATCATCTCCCATTGGGTAAGCGGGCAGATTCTGCCAAGCCAGGCCTGTATCACCACAAAGCCAATGGCCAGAAGATGGGCAAAGCGAAAGCGTCGGTTCCTTACCCAGATCCAGCGCTGCCACTTGCCGATAAAAATCAGCAGCAAGCCCCCTACTACAAAAAGCACAAAGGCCAGATGCAGGCCAAGCAATAAATCTGCACCAAGGAGATAAAGCTGTTGTTGGTTCATATTTCAGGCATAGCAGCGAACTCCCACCGATACCAGTCAGTCTTCCTCTTCTGGTGACTGGCTCTCCAGCATTTTAGCACTGAGTTTTTTACTGCTTTGCACGCCCAGGCTCTTAAACTCTTCCACCCGGCGTACCAGATTACCGCGCCCTTCACTGAGCTTATTCATGGCGCCGTCGTATTTCTTTTGCACTGTTTGCAGGCTGTTACCCAACCCTTCGAGATCGTCCACAAAGCCGACAAATTTGTCGTACAGACGCGCGGCTTTTTCGGCGATCACCTTGGCGTTCTGATTCTGATACTCGTATTGCCAGATATTATTGATGGTACGCAGGGCCACCAGCAGGTTGGTGGGGCTGACCAGCATAATATTATTATCCAGCGCCAGTTTAATAAGGTCCGGGGCATTATCAATGGCCAGCAGAAAGGCGGCCTCCACCGGCACAAACATCAGCACATAGTCGAGGGTTTTTACCCCCTGCAGGTTCTGATAATCCTTGTTACCCAGCCCTTTGATATGATTGCGCAGCGAGCTGATATGCTCGTTTAAACAGCGGGCCCGAACCTCGTCATCCTGCTCATTAAAATAACGCTCGTAGGCCGCCAGTGACATCTTGGCGTCGATAATCACGTCCTTGTCCCCGGGCAGATGCACAATCACATCCGGCTTATAAGCCTTACCCTGCTCATCTTTATACTGGCCCTGAGTGTCGTATTCGTGGCCTTCGCGCAGCCCCGATTCGCTTAAGATCCGCTCCAGTACCACCTCACCCCAGTTGCCCTGTTGCTTGTTGTCGCCTTTAAGGGCTTTGGTCAGGGCGGCGGCTTCCTCGGTGATCTGAATATTCAGTTGCTTCAGACTTAAGATCTCGGTTTTCAGCGAGGCACGTTCCTGCCCCTCTTTCACATACTGATCCGTCACCTGCTTTTTAAAGCCTTCAATCTGGTCTTTTAAGGGCGTCAGCAGACTGTCCAGGCTCTGCTTACTGGCACTGGTAAAGTTTTCGGTCTTTTGCTGAAAAATCTTATTGGCCAGATTCTCAAACTGCTGTTTCAGGCTCTGTTCGGCATCTTTAAGCAGTTGCAGCTTGTCTTCGGCGGCCTTCTGCTCCTGCTCAAAACGGGCCTTTTGCGATTCCAGTTCGGTGCGCAGCCTGCCAAGCTCATCACTGGCCTGCTGCCACTTATCCTGCCACTGGCGGGACTGCTGATCCAGCTCCGGAATACGCTGCGCCTGCTGGCGGTATTGCCCCAGCTCGTTTTGCAGTTGCAGCTGCTGCTGATGCGTATCATCCAGCTTTTGATTCAGCTCGTCCACACTGGCATAGGCCTGATGCAGGCTGTGCTGATCCTGCTGATGTTGCTGATTCAGCCGGTCCAGCTCAGTTTGTAAGGCCTGGGTTTTAGCCTGCGCTTTACTGCTCATAATCCAGGCGCTGATCAGGCCACCGACGGCCAGCCCACCTGCGGCCATCGCCAGGTGCAATACTTCCAGTTCAGGGTTCATCAGCATCCTTAGCGGCTTAGCTCAGCTTCCAGCTCTTCGATTTTGGCTTTCCAGATAGCCGGGCCGGTTTGGTGGGCATTGGCCCCGGTGCTGTCTACGGCAACCGTTACCGGCATATCTTCCACTTCAAATTCGTAAATCGCCTCCATACCCAGATCTTCAAAGGCCACCACACGGGATTTTTTGATTGCCTTGGAAACCAGATAGGCCGCACCGCCCACTGCCATCAGGTACACGGCTTTGTGTCTGGCAATACTGTCTACGGTGGCCGGGCCGCGTTCGGCTTTACCGATCATGCCGATAAGACCGGTTTTCTCCAGCATCATATCGGTGAATTTATCCATCCTTGTGGCGGTGGTGGGGCCTGCAGGGCCAACCACTTCATCACCTACCGCATCAACCGGGCCGACGTAGTATATAAAGCGGTTGGTCAGATCCACGCCTTCAGGCAAGCCTTCACCGTTATCCAGCATGGTCTGAATGCGTTTGTGGGCGGCATCGCGGCCGGTCAGCATCTTGCCTGACAACAGCACGGTTTCACCCACTTTCCAGTCGAGAATATCTTCTTTGGTCACCGCATCCAGATTTACTCTGCGGGTGTTCTCGCCCACTTCCCAGGTGACTTTGGGCCAGTCTTCCAGCTTTGGTGCTTTAAGTTCAGACGGGCCGCTGCCATCGAGGGTAAAATGAGCGTGGCGGGTAGCCGCACAATTGGGGATCATGGCCACCGGCTTGGAAGCGGCATGGGTGGGCAGGGATTTGATTTTGACATCCACCACCGTGGTGAGTCCCCCTAAGCCCTGGGCACCAATACCCAGATCGTTAACCTTCTTAAAAATATCCAGGCGCAGTTTTTCTTCTGTGGTCTGAGCCCCGCGCTCCATCAGTTCCTGAATATCCACCGGATCCATCAGGCTCTCTTTGGCCAGTACTGCGGCTTTTTCAGCAGTGCCGCCGATACCTATTCCCAGCATACCCGGTGGGCACCAACCGGCCCCCATAGTCGGCAGGGTTTTTACCACCCACTCGGCAATATCATCAGAGGGGTTGAGCATCACCATCTTGGACTTGTTTTCACTGCCGCCGCCCTTGGCGGCAATCATCACTTCAATTTTATCGCCGGGCACCATATCGATATGAACCACTGCCGGTGTGTTGTCCTTGGTGTTTTTCCTCGTACCGGCGGGGTCTGCCACAATGGAGGCGCGCAATGGGTTGTCGGGGTTCAGATACGCCCTGCGGGTACCCTCATCCACCATTTCCTGTACCGTCATGTCGGTTTTATCCCAACTGACCTGCATACCGATTTTCACAAAGCAGGTAACAATACCGGTATCCTGACACAAAGGCCGTTTGCCCTCAGCTGACATCCGTGAATTGATCAGAATCTGTGCCATGGCATCTTTGGCGGCCTGGCTCTGCTCTTTTTCATAAGCCTGTTCGACGGCTTTGACATAATCCAGGGGGTGGTAATAGGAGATAAACTGCAATGCATCTTCGATGCTGTCGATAAAATCCTGCTGACGGATCTGTGTCATGCTGTGCCTCGTTGAATGGTCGTTCTTGTTTGTATATACCCAGGCTGTTTCAAGGTAGCCTGGCTATACCGGGTTGGCGTATCATACATCAAAGTATGCAGGTTCAGAAACGCTCTGAGCCGCGCTTCATTGTCTTTTTCAGGTAGTAATGTGAATAAAACTCCCCTTAGTCCACAGCTGGATCTGCCCCGTCTTTTCAGTCATTACAGTGCAAGGCCCTGGGCCATGTTACTGGACTCCGCCGGCACCACACACGTCAACGGCGAGTTTGACCTGATGCTGGCAGAGCCTCTGGCCTGGGTCATCACTAAAGGCGAAATCAGCGAGGTTCATCGCCATGACCAATGCATCAGCAGCGACGCCGATCCGCTGCAACTGGTTGAGCAACTGATCGCAGAATATTTTCCACAGCCTGAACAGGCAACTCTGAGCGACTTTCCCTTTAGTTGCGGTGCCGCCGGGTATTTTGCCTATGATTTAGGCCGACGTTTTGAGTCCCTACCGGTCACGGCAGAAGCAGATATTCAGGCCCCGGAGATGGCGGTAGGGATCTACAGCTGGGCCGTGGTCAAATCCCGCCAGAGTGGCGAAAGCTGGTTGCTGAGTCACCCAGACTACCCAGCTCCTGACGCCACGCTGCTTAGTCAGCAGGCCAGTCAGGCAGGCTCCAACAACCAGGCTTTCAGTCTGACCAGCCCCTGGCAGGCGAATATGACAGAAGATGAATACTGCCAGAAACTGCGCCGCATTCACGAATACCTGCTGGCCGGTGACTGTTATCAGGTCAATCTTGCCCAGCGTTTTACTGCAGGTTACAAGGGGGACGAGTGGCAGGCCTATCAGAAATTGCGCGAGGCCAATCAGGCGCCCTTCTCTGCCTTTATAAGGTTAGAAAACGCCTGTGTAATGAGCATTTCGCCGGAGCGGTTTTTATCAGTGCAGGATGGCAAAGTACAAACCAAGCCGATTAAAGGAACCCGGCCACGCAGCCTTGATCAAAAAGAAGACAAGGCCCTGGCCGAAGCGCTGGCCACCTCGGAGAAAGATCGTGCAGAAAACCTGATGATCGTCGACCTTCTGCGCAACGATATCAGCAAACATTGCCAAAGCGGCAGCGTAAAGGTACCGCAGTTGTTTGCAATAGAAAGTTTTCCGGCTGTGCACCATCTGGTGTCAACAGTAGAAGGCCGCCTGAAGAGTGATTCCAGCCCGCTGGATCTGTTACGTGGTGCCTTTCCCGGCGGCTCAATTACCGGCGCACCTAAAATACGCGCGATGGAAATTATTGAAGAACTGGAGCCGCACCGGCGCAGTATCTACTGTGGTAGCATAGGGTATCTGTCCGCCGATGGTCGTATGGATACCAGTATCTGTATCCGTACTCTGTTATGTGAAAATCACCAACTCCATTGCTGGGCCGGTGGTGGTATCGTACTGGACTCCGATGCCGGGATGGAATATCAGGAAACCCTCGATAAGGTAAATAAGATTTTGCCTGTGCTGTCGCAGCACAGATAAAGGACACTGAACTCATCAGAAGATGGATAAGACAGAGTTTTTACATCAATTTTATAATGTCAGACAGGTTTGCTACGAATCGGATTATCCGCTGAGTAAGCCGGGCTATCCGGCAGCCGTACTTATGCCCCTGATCAACAGAGAGCAGATGACCATGCTGTTTACCCGCCGTGCCAGCCATTTACGCCACCATGGCGGCCAGGTCAGTTTTCCCGGTGGTCGCATGGAAATAGAAGATAGCAATCTGCTGGAAGCGGCGTTAAGGGAAACCGAAGAAGAAATAGGCATCAACAGCGAACAGGTTGATATTATCGGCCAGTTGGGGCGCTATCGCACCATCAGCGGATTTGAGGTCACGCCCTATATCGGCATTATTGAGCCGCCCCTGAAACTGAAACGGGATCACAATGAGGTGGCGTCTATATTTGAGGTGCCGCTGAGTTACCTGATGGATAAGCGGAATCATCTGGTTCATTATGCCAATCGTAACGGCCAGCCCCACCCCATCTACTTTATTCACTGGCAGCAACAACATATCTGGGGGGCCACGGCGGCCTTTGTGCGTAATCTTTCTAATCATTTGGGTGAGTGAGCCCGTGAGTGAGGTGAGAGGCGTCAGGGGTGAGGAGGAGCTCAGAGTAGCCCGGATGTAGCGCAACGGAATCAGCCCCATGGCTTTTGAACAACAGTAAACTACAAACAGTGTCTACTTTTCTGGGGCATACCATCATTACCCCTTACTCCTCACCCCTCACCAATACAGATCACACATTTCTTTACACTCCATTAACTAATCTAATCTGTGTGATTACTTTTGTCTGTTTGTCAGTTGCTGCACAATTCGCCATCCTATAACAAATAGAAATGCATTAAGAGAACCCTATGATCAGCGTATTTGACATGTTCAGCATCGGCATCGGCCCCTCCAGTTCCCATACCGTAGGTCCAATGCGTGCCGCGAAGGCCTTTATTGAGGAACTTAAAAGCCGGGATCTGTTCGCACAAACCGACAGGGTCAAAGTGGAACTCTGTGGCTCCCTGGGACAAACAGGTAAAGGTCACGGCACCGGCAAAGCCGTTATTCTCGGCTTACTCGGCCATGATCCGGAAACCGTCGATGTGGACAGGGTTGAACAGATGCTCAGTGAAATTGAGCAAAGCCAGAAGCTTAATCTTAACGGCGAAAAGCTGATTAAGTTTCCCCGTGAAGGCGCCATTGTCTTTCATCGCCGCAAAACCCTTAAACTGCATTCCAATGGCCTGAGCTTTTTCGCCAAACAAGGGGATGAACTGCTTTTCAGTCAGACTTACTACTCCATAGGCGGCGGTTTTATTATCAAAGAAGAAGACTTTGAGGATGAAAAAGCCACCGCACTCAAACATGCTGAAAAGCCCGTGCCCTACCCTTTTGAAACCGCCGCGGAGTTACTGGGTCATTGTAAAGAAACAGGTATGCGCATCAGCACCCTGATGCTTAAAAATGAACAGGTTTTTCAGTCAGAGCAGGAAATCCGCGCCAAGCTCTGGCATATCTGGAAAGTCATGGATGCGTGTATCGAAAAAGGCAAACAGACCGAGGGGATCCTGCCGGGTGGTCTGAAAGTCAGACGCCGGGCACCGGATCTGTATCGTAAGCTGCAAAGTGAAAAAAGCGCCGATCCAATGGCGGCCATGGACTGGGTAAACCTGTTTGCCCTGGCAGTGAACGAAGAAAATGCCGCCGGCAGCAGAGTTGTAACCGCCCCCACAAACGGAGCGGCCGGAATTATCCCGGCAGTGCTGTGTTATTTCGATAAATTTGTGCGCCCTGTTGATGAGGATACTGCAGTACGCTACCTGCTGACTGCGGCAGCTATTGGCATTTTATACAAGAAGAATGCCTCGATTTCCGGTGCCGAAGTCGGCTGCCAGGGGGAAGTGGGCGTGGCCTGTTCCATGGCAGCAGGGGCCCTTGCAGAGATTATGGGCGGCAGTGTGAATTCGGTAGAAAATGCCGCCGAAATCGGCATGGAACATAACCTGGGTTTAACCTGCGATCCAGTAGGCGGCCTGGTACAGGTACCCTGTATCGAACGTAACGCCATGGGTGCGATCAAAGCCATTAACGCTGCCCGCCTGGCCCTGCGCGGCTCCGGTGAACACAAGGTGTCACTGGATAAGGTGATAAAAACCATGTGGGACACCGGCAACGATATGAAATCGAAGTACA comes from Lacimicrobium alkaliphilum and encodes:
- the pabB gene encoding aminodeoxychorismate synthase component I, which codes for MNKTPLSPQLDLPRLFSHYSARPWAMLLDSAGTTHVNGEFDLMLAEPLAWVITKGEISEVHRHDQCISSDADPLQLVEQLIAEYFPQPEQATLSDFPFSCGAAGYFAYDLGRRFESLPVTAEADIQAPEMAVGIYSWAVVKSRQSGESWLLSHPDYPAPDATLLSQQASQAGSNNQAFSLTSPWQANMTEDEYCQKLRRIHEYLLAGDCYQVNLAQRFTAGYKGDEWQAYQKLREANQAPFSAFIRLENACVMSISPERFLSVQDGKVQTKPIKGTRPRSLDQKEDKALAEALATSEKDRAENLMIVDLLRNDISKHCQSGSVKVPQLFAIESFPAVHHLVSTVEGRLKSDSSPLDLLRGAFPGGSITGAPKIRAMEIIEELEPHRRSIYCGSIGYLSADGRMDTSICIRTLLCENHQLHCWAGGGIVLDSDAGMEYQETLDKVNKILPVLSQHR
- a CDS encoding CoA pyrophosphatase, which produces MDKTEFLHQFYNVRQVCYESDYPLSKPGYPAAVLMPLINREQMTMLFTRRASHLRHHGGQVSFPGGRMEIEDSNLLEAALRETEEEIGINSEQVDIIGQLGRYRTISGFEVTPYIGIIEPPLKLKRDHNEVASIFEVPLSYLMDKRNHLVHYANRNGQPHPIYFIHWQQQHIWGATAAFVRNLSNHLGE
- a CDS encoding L-serine ammonia-lyase, encoding MISVFDMFSIGIGPSSSHTVGPMRAAKAFIEELKSRDLFAQTDRVKVELCGSLGQTGKGHGTGKAVILGLLGHDPETVDVDRVEQMLSEIEQSQKLNLNGEKLIKFPREGAIVFHRRKTLKLHSNGLSFFAKQGDELLFSQTYYSIGGGFIIKEEDFEDEKATALKHAEKPVPYPFETAAELLGHCKETGMRISTLMLKNEQVFQSEQEIRAKLWHIWKVMDACIEKGKQTEGILPGGLKVRRRAPDLYRKLQSEKSADPMAAMDWVNLFALAVNEENAAGSRVVTAPTNGAAGIIPAVLCYFDKFVRPVDEDTAVRYLLTAAAIGILYKKNASISGAEVGCQGEVGVACSMAAGALAEIMGGSVNSVENAAEIGMEHNLGLTCDPVGGLVQVPCIERNAMGAIKAINAARLALRGSGEHKVSLDKVIKTMWDTGNDMKSKYKETARGGLAVNIIEC